The DNA sequence GcatgaagaggatgaagattGTCTTCTCTGTGGGACGAGAAATGTAACACTGGGCACCGCTGAGATGAGCACAAGGTGGAGAGATAGTACAGTGGAAGTAGGAGACTATGAACACAGGTCCAAAGATGTAGAACTGGCCCACACTGAATCCCACCTCTAGAATGACTTTAAGGACCAGCTGGGTCATGTAAGTGCAAAAGAGGATGCCTTTTATCTTCACCTTCCCTCTGTCATCTGTATATTTGGGCTTCTTCAGTATATTTCCATTAGTGTTGCCCCGCAACTGCTCTATCATCCTTTTCTCTTTGTGAATGATGTGAACAGCATGGCCCAGGTAGACCAGGGTGGGTGTTGACACAAAGATGATCTGCAGGACCCAGTAATGAACGTAGGACATTGGGAACATCCAGTTGTAGCAGGCATGTTCGCAACCTGGTTCTAGAGAGTCACAGTAGAATTCAGACACTTCATCTCCCCAGACTTTGTCTGCAGCAGCACCGAGGACAAAGATTCTGAACAAGAAGAGGACACTCATCCAGATCTTCCCCACTACAGTGGAGTGAGACTGAACCTTGTCTAGCAGCGAGGATAGGTAAGACCAGTCACCCATGTCTGGAAACTAATATCTGAAgtggagaaacacacacagttgtgggttgaaaaataaatgagactAGTACAAAGAGCATTTATGTTACTAACAGATAAAAACCCAGAGATACTTagatttttcaaaaaatattaaaaatgaaaacaacaatagTCTGTCAAAAGCTATGTCACTGTGAAAGGCAAACcagaaaataattcaacaaGTAAGCTTAGGATTTCTAACATTCATAAAACTGAGTCTTATGAGCCCTTTAGCCTTTATGGAGCTATATTTATTAAACTTCTAAGAGCACTAGCTCATGTATATGGTAGCCTCCAACCATATACATGAGAAGGAATTATAGGAAATGACACAAAATTGAGAGAAAGTTTGGTAGATGACATCCGAATAAACAGGTGACAAGGTGAATCTAGcaccacacaaaaaaagatgtttgcAAATCTAAAAGTGCAAGAATAAAAAGTGGTGTAACATCTTTAGataacaaacaagaaaacagcagctgcatCTGGTGAACTAAAGCTACCCTGTTGTGAATAATACATATTGCTTCATATAATATATTGTACATAATGAGCGATGAATGATATCTCATACAGTCAATCCAAAACATGTCTGACAAGGtgtgtgctcaccttaaatataaaagtaacattaaatttaatttaattccaaagatattcaatgaGAAGGTTTTTTAAGTCCAAAATTTCACttttagcagtttgataaatacaggcccAGATGTCTCAAAGCCATGGCtttataaatacaatataatttaCAGACATAGCTCATGTCTATGATGGAAGCAAGACGTTCAAAATATGCAACAACTAAAGTATGCTGATATGGTATCTTGGAACAGCAAGTGATTTGCCTTAAAGAAACACTAAAATACCTCCAGTGACACAATTCTGTGTTAATTAGCAGGTGTTTTAATTCATTGTTACAGAAATATGAAATGTACTTGCCTGTCAGGACTCAGATATTAGACATTCTTTTCCATGAGCACAATACAATGAATGATGTGAGTCGCTGACCAGGATAAGACTTAAATACTGTTGAGTCCTGTGGGTTTGGTCTGCTGCTCAACAGCTTCTTGTTTCACTCAGTCAAACTCGTGATTTTGACGAATCTTGTGAAAACCAGTTCCTGTCAAGGAAGCCTTAATGACACTTAACACCACATTTTTCTATGATTAATTCACACTGTAAATCATACTTTGCTTTACCTCCCACTTTGAGGGGGAGGCAAAGCACACCCAGACTGTACGTGACCAGACTGACCCAGACTGTACATGATTCAAGATACGCCCTGGTTATGTGGAATGCAAATGTGCAGAAAGGTATATTAGTCTCAAAGGGAAGATCTGAAATTGCAAGTTAAGGACAATTAGGAGGAAGTTAACATTTACATGTTTCACTATGTGTCATGGTGAGCAGCATCAGACTGATGGCGCAACATGAGCAACATAAAGTAGAGACTAGTAAATCTTAAAGATTTGGTTGACTTATAGAcatatgaacatatgaacatatgacatttt is a window from the Thunnus thynnus chromosome 18, fThuThy2.1, whole genome shotgun sequence genome containing:
- the LOC137169588 gene encoding gap junction Cx32.2 protein-like, giving the protein MGDWSYLSSLLDKVQSHSTVVGKIWMSVLFLFRIFVLGAAADKVWGDEVSEFYCDSLEPGCEHACYNWMFPMSYVHYWVLQIIFVSTPTLVYLGHAVHIIHKEKRMIEQLRGNTNGNILKKPKYTDDRGKVKIKGILFCTYMTQLVLKVILEVGFSVGQFYIFGPVFIVSYFHCTISPPCAHLSGAQCYISRPTEKTIFILFMLVVSGISVLLNIIEIIYLLCNKRRDSRKQILAQQHVLSSQKYPSNPAWEPMSSQCGGFPLLPLPAQGVSGFCSDEKNIDCISKEKDT